In Malaclemys terrapin pileata isolate rMalTer1 chromosome 11, rMalTer1.hap1, whole genome shotgun sequence, a single genomic region encodes these proteins:
- the C1QL2 gene encoding complement C1q-like protein 2, translating into MGLVLLIAVPLLLQAAPESAAHYEMMGTCRMICDPYSSASASASARAGGPSSTAAVEALQDLSANPPPPFLPGPKGEPGRPGKPGPRGPPGEPGPPGPRGPPGERGDSGKPGLPGLAVAGAGAPGAAGGGVGPGAGAAGEVSGALSAAFSGPRIAFYVGLKSPHEGYEVLKFDDVVTNLGNHYEPATGKFSCQVRGIYFFTYHILMRGGDGTSMWADLCKNGQVRASAIAQDADQNYDYASNSVVLHLDSGDEVYVKLDGGKAHGGNNNKYSTFSGFLLYPD; encoded by the exons ATGGGACTCGTGCTGCTCATCGCCGTCCCGCTGCTGCTGCAGGCGGCCCCGGAGAGCGCGGCGCACTACGAGATGATGGGCACCTGCCGCATGATCTGCGACCCCTATAGCAGCGCCAGCGCCAGCGCCAGCGCCCGGGCCGGCGGCCCCAGCAGCACGGCCGCCGTGGAGGCGCTGCAGGACCTGAGCGCCAACCCCCCGCCGCCCTTCCTCCCGGGACCCAAGGGGGAGCCCGGCCGGCCGGGCAAgccggggccccggggccctCCAGGGGAGCCGGGGCCCCCCGGTCCCAGAGGGCCGCCCGGAGAGCGGGGAGACTCGGGCAAGCCGGGGCTGCCGGGGCTGGCGGTGGCCGGGGCTGGCGCCCCCGGGGCGGCAGGGGGAGGTGTCGGCCCCGGGGCGGGCGCCGCGGGGGAGGTGAGCGGGGCGCTGAGCGCGGCCTTCAGCGGCCCCCGGATCGCCTTCTACGTGGGGCTGAAGAGCCCCCACGAGGGCTACGAGGTGCTCAAGTTCGACGACGTGGTGACCAACCTGGGCAACCACTACGAGCCGGCCACGGGCAAGTTCAGCTGCCAGGTGCGGGGCATCTACTTCTTCACCTACCACATCCTCATGCGCGGCGGGGACGGCACCAGCATGTGGGCGGATCTCTGCAAGAACGGCCAG GTGCGGGCCAGCGCCATTGCGCAGGACGCCGATCAGAACTACGACTATGCCAGCAACAGCGTGGTGCTGCACCTGGACTCGGGGGACGAGGTGTACGTCAAGCTGGATGGAGGCAAAGCACACGGAGGCAACAACAATAAGTACAGCACTTTCTCTGGCTTTCTTTTATACCCCGATTAA